Proteins from one Caulobacter sp. 73W genomic window:
- a CDS encoding class II aldolase/adducin family protein, with protein sequence MADGAVAGVASLKGRVSEAEWKARVDLAALYRLAALHGWDDMIFTHISARVPGPEHHFLINPYGTFFGEMTASCLVKVDLQGNIVEETTGFINPAGFTIHSAIHAAREDANYVIHLHTDAGTAVSAHAEGLLPLTQHCLITMPQLAYHDYEGIALNLEERERIVADLGDKRLMLLRNHGTLAVGSTAAEAWLGIFFLERSCAQQVMALSIGRDKVLLAPEAAQAEVRSQTGMGMGMIGGLAWPGCLRKLDRELPGYDT encoded by the coding sequence ATGGCCGACGGAGCCGTAGCGGGCGTGGCCTCGCTAAAGGGGCGGGTGAGCGAAGCGGAGTGGAAAGCGCGGGTCGATCTGGCCGCGCTGTACCGTCTGGCGGCGCTGCACGGGTGGGACGACATGATCTTCACCCACATTTCCGCCCGCGTGCCGGGGCCGGAGCACCATTTTCTGATCAACCCGTACGGCACGTTCTTCGGCGAGATGACCGCCTCGTGCCTGGTGAAGGTCGATTTGCAGGGCAACATCGTCGAGGAGACGACCGGCTTTATCAATCCGGCGGGCTTCACGATCCACTCGGCCATCCACGCCGCGCGGGAGGACGCCAACTACGTCATCCACCTGCACACGGACGCGGGGACGGCGGTGTCGGCCCACGCCGAGGGGCTGCTGCCGCTGACGCAGCACTGCCTGATCACCATGCCGCAGCTGGCCTACCACGACTATGAGGGCATCGCCCTGAACCTGGAGGAGCGCGAGCGGATCGTCGCCGACCTGGGGGACAAGCGCCTGATGCTGCTGCGCAATCACGGCACCCTGGCGGTGGGCTCCACCGCCGCCGAGGCGTGGCTGGGGATCTTCTTCCTGGAGCGCTCCTGCGCCCAGCAGGTGATGGCCCTGAGCATCGGCCGCGACAAGGTCCTGCTGGCGCCGGAGGCCGCCCAGGCGGAGGTCCGCAGCCAGACCGGGATGGGCATGGGCATGATCGGCGGGCTCGCCTGGCCGGGATGCCTGCGGAAGCTGGATCGGGAACTGCCTGGCTACGATACCTGA
- a CDS encoding DUF2336 domain-containing protein has translation MPKTAQTDKLLSMAKSRDPAERERLLRGIADLCDGAAAAGTTTSPAIQELLDSIFMSLVMQAERDIRTRLSERISEAAWAPAALVKMLAQDEIDIARPIISASPVLKDQDLLRLMVEATLEHQIEVARRPKISGAVVDAILAQGEPLVLAALAGNDSADLSDAAMERLVDFAKRVAGVRSPLARHPSLSAELAERLYQWVGQSLRAALAARFRLDPAKLDEAIARSIQDAHTGSPTVAPVREEDRDIMDRILIEKLHAAGQLRPGYLVRTLKEGQLELFVLALAVLGGFEPDHIQRAIDGERPELLALACAAVGIDRSVFPTVLDLVRRLNAGRPGGGAEGARRAIGAFGPFHADIAGVAFRKAAARA, from the coding sequence GTGCCCAAAACCGCCCAGACCGACAAGCTTCTTTCGATGGCCAAGAGCCGCGATCCCGCCGAGCGCGAGCGCCTGCTCCGCGGCATCGCGGACCTGTGCGACGGCGCCGCCGCCGCCGGCACGACCACCTCACCGGCCATCCAGGAACTGCTCGACTCCATCTTCATGTCACTGGTCATGCAGGCCGAGCGCGACATCCGCACCCGCCTGTCGGAACGCATCTCCGAAGCCGCCTGGGCGCCCGCCGCCCTGGTCAAGATGCTGGCCCAGGACGAGATCGACATCGCCCGCCCGATCATCTCCGCCAGCCCGGTTCTCAAGGACCAGGACCTGCTGCGCCTGATGGTCGAGGCCACCCTCGAGCACCAGATCGAGGTCGCCCGCCGTCCCAAGATCAGCGGCGCCGTGGTCGACGCCATCCTCGCCCAGGGCGAGCCCCTGGTCCTGGCGGCCCTGGCCGGCAACGACAGCGCCGACCTCAGCGACGCCGCCATGGAGCGCCTGGTCGATTTCGCCAAGCGCGTGGCCGGCGTCCGCTCGCCCCTCGCCCGCCACCCCAGCCTGTCGGCAGAGCTGGCCGAGCGCCTGTATCAGTGGGTCGGCCAATCCCTTCGCGCGGCCCTCGCCGCCCGCTTCCGCCTCGACCCGGCCAAGCTGGACGAGGCCATCGCCCGCTCCATCCAGGACGCCCATACCGGCTCTCCCACCGTCGCCCCGGTGCGGGAAGAGGATCGGGACATCATGGACCGCATCCTGATCGAGAAGCTGCACGCCGCCGGCCAGCTGCGTCCCGGCTATCTCGTGCGCACGCTCAAGGAAGGCCAGCTGGAGCTGTTCGTCCTGGCCCTCGCGGTGCTGGGCGGCTTTGAGCCTGACCATATCCAGCGCGCCATCGACGGCGAAAGGCCGGAACTGCTGGCCCTCGCCTGCGCCGCCGTCGGCATCGACCGCAGCGTGTTCCCCACGGTCCTCGACCTGGTGCGCCGTCTGAACGCCGGCCGCCCCGGCGGCGGGGCCGAGGGCGCCCGCCGCGCCATCGGCGCCTTCGGGCCCTTCCATGCCGACATCGCCGGCGTCGCCTTCCGCAAGGCGGCCGCGCGAGCTTGA
- a CDS encoding FAD-binding oxidoreductase has translation MLSPQHIAALEALVGVEGLVRDAVDLAPYEQAARYGGGKAALVVRPADTAQVSAVVGFCVREGLSFIPQGANSGLVLGSTPDKTGGQIVLSLDRLRAPFEIDAADRTARVGAGVRLSALNAALEPHGLFLPIDLGSDPMIGGMAATNTGGARFLRYGDMRRHVLGLEMVLADEAGTVLRLGEGLRKDNAALDLRQVVVGSCGALGVITEVTVEVKTRPAHSAAALLIPRDEDAVLDLLLAFEKAAGEYLTAFEGMSRAAMSHALKHVTSLRNPFSGGGIPAYAVLVELTSTGAAALDEVLERVLTDLFEREDAPLADAVLAPPERSWALRHSLSEGLRASGPVTGFDLSFRRSRVMAFRREAIAALAADFPDYEVCDFGHIGDGGVHFNLLRAEGPASPERAAALNDAVLDLAVRKHGGSFSGEHGVGRANQAAYDAYTPDDLKRLSGAVVDLFSKAPAGAARSALSGPDLSELP, from the coding sequence TTGCTGAGCCCCCAACACATCGCCGCCCTGGAAGCCCTTGTCGGGGTTGAAGGACTGGTGCGCGACGCCGTCGACCTAGCGCCGTACGAGCAGGCCGCCCGTTACGGCGGCGGCAAGGCGGCGCTGGTGGTGCGTCCGGCCGATACGGCGCAGGTCTCGGCCGTGGTCGGCTTCTGCGTGCGCGAGGGGCTGAGCTTCATTCCTCAGGGCGCCAACAGCGGGTTGGTGCTGGGTTCGACCCCGGACAAGACTGGCGGCCAGATCGTGTTGTCCCTGGACCGCCTGCGGGCGCCGTTCGAGATCGACGCGGCCGACCGCACGGCGCGGGTCGGGGCGGGGGTGCGGCTGTCGGCCCTGAACGCGGCGCTGGAGCCGCACGGCCTGTTCCTGCCCATCGACCTGGGCTCGGACCCTATGATCGGCGGCATGGCCGCGACCAATACCGGCGGCGCGCGGTTCCTGCGCTATGGCGACATGCGCCGGCACGTGCTGGGGCTGGAGATGGTGCTGGCCGACGAGGCCGGGACCGTGCTGCGACTGGGCGAGGGCCTGCGCAAGGACAACGCCGCCCTTGACCTGCGGCAGGTGGTGGTCGGCTCCTGCGGGGCGCTGGGGGTGATCACCGAGGTGACGGTGGAGGTGAAGACCCGCCCGGCCCATTCGGCCGCCGCCCTGCTGATCCCGCGCGACGAGGATGCGGTGCTGGACCTGCTGCTGGCCTTCGAGAAGGCGGCGGGGGAGTACCTGACCGCCTTCGAGGGCATGTCGCGGGCGGCCATGAGCCATGCGCTGAAGCATGTGACCAGCCTGCGCAATCCGTTCAGCGGCGGGGGGATCCCAGCCTATGCGGTGCTGGTGGAGCTGACCTCCACCGGGGCGGCGGCGCTGGACGAGGTGCTGGAGCGGGTGCTGACCGACCTGTTCGAGCGCGAGGACGCGCCGCTGGCCGACGCCGTGCTGGCGCCGCCGGAGCGGTCGTGGGCCCTGCGCCATTCGCTGTCGGAGGGCTTGCGGGCCAGCGGGCCGGTGACCGGGTTCGACCTGTCGTTCCGGCGCTCGCGGGTGATGGCGTTCCGGCGCGAGGCGATCGCGGCCCTGGCGGCGGATTTCCCCGACTACGAGGTCTGCGATTTCGGCCACATCGGCGACGGCGGGGTCCACTTCAATCTGCTGCGGGCCGAGGGGCCGGCGAGCCCGGAGCGGGCGGCGGCGCTTAACGACGCGGTGCTGGACCTGGCGGTGCGCAAGCATGGCGGCAGCTTCAGCGGCGAGCACGGCGTCGGCCGGGCCAACCAGGCCGCCTATGACGCCTATACCCCCGACGACCTGAAGCGCCTGTCGGGCGCGGTGGTCGACCTGTTTTCCAAGGCGCCGGCCGGCGCCGCACGTTCGGCCCTGAGCGGGCCTGATCTTTCGGAGCTTCCATGA